From Maylandia zebra isolate NMK-2024a linkage group LG11, Mzebra_GT3a, whole genome shotgun sequence, one genomic window encodes:
- the LOC143421208 gene encoding immunoglobulin superfamily DCC subclass member 3-like isoform X1 has protein sequence MKKTWSWTLLLLLEGLCCSGVLGALELAFLKEPGDVIAVRGRPLMLDCQVEGEGPIAITWRLNGVPIATGTRATVLTNGTLLIRNFSKRRESNETDAGEYECAVQNRYGMLVSRKARVQLASLPKFLSHPESMHVDVGGVARLTCQVNGIPEANITWQKDRCSLSTDNHRYTLLPNGVLQITGVQRTDSGLFRCIASNIANTRYSHEAQLTVTAAGSRIYKEPVILSGPQNLTINVHQTAILECVATGNPRPIVSWSRLDGRSIGVEGIQVLGTGNLMISDATLQHSGVYVCSANRPGSRSRRTALGRLIVQAPPEFVQWPQSVSRPAGASAVFSCTASGVPDPHLIWLKNGKLLIPSGNVKLTNGNTTLAITRITPEDEAIYQCIAENSAGTNQASARLAISQGSELPEAPSGLQAAALSSSSLQLTWDQPAEHVSQQIIGYVLHIRKLGEPDSAELQEAVSKTTFKHEFSNLEAATTYSIYLKAYSALGGSQQSDSIMASTLGGVPSPPSFFTKVLNQTAMQVYWELPSKPGKLEGFRLEYRSVSNPEVQGQETFPAHINTHTISHLEPAAIYEIQLVAFNGNGDSPSNRRLVSLAEGERAAAAGSSCNCDQADSSTSALLVGLHSGLACILCCLLLVLLAYRRNFFCRKGESWETPPTLNGVSGPKGHTPESFELSQRCDSTLPPLMVMVEPALPVHLGTGTG, from the exons ATGAAGAAGACGTGGAGCTggacgctgctgctgctgctggagggaCTCTGCTGCTCAG GTGTGCTCGGAGCGTTGGAGTTGGCCTTCTTGAAGGAGCCTGGTGATGTTATTGCGGTCAGGGGCCGTCCCCTGATGCTGGACTGTCAGGTGGAGGGGGAGGGGCCTATCGCTATCACCTGGAGACTCAACGGGGTTCCCATAGCGACTGGTACCAGAGCAACAGTGCTCACCAACGGCACGCTGCTCATCAGAAATTTCTCCAAGAGACGAGAGAGCAACGAGACGGATGCCGGAGAGTACGAGTGTGCAGTGCAGAACCGCTATGGCATGCTGGTCAGCCGCAAGGCCCGCGTCCAGCTCGCAT CCCTCCCTAAGTTCCTCTCTCACCCAGAGTCCATGCATGTGGATGTAGGGGGTGTGGCCAGACTCACCTGTCAGGTGAATGGTATCCCAGAGGCCAACATCACCTGGCAGAAAGACAGATGCTCACTGAGCACCGATAACCACAG GTACACCTTGCTTCCTAATGGCGTGCTGCAGATCACCGGCGTTCAGCGGACTGACAGCGGTTTGTTTCGCTGCATCGCCTCAAACATCGCCAACACTCGCTACAGCCACGAAGCCCAGCTGACTGTCACTG CTGCAGGATCCAGGATCTACAAGGAGCCCGTAATCCTGTCCGGCCCTCAGAACCTCACCATCAATGTCCACCAGACCGCCATCCTGGAGTGTGTTGCCACAGGAAACCCCCGGCCCATCGTGTCCTGGAGTCGCCTCG ACGGCCGGTCCATTGGCGTGGAGGGGATCCAGGTTCTGGGAACAGGAAACCTGATGATCTCTGATGCCACTCTGCAGCACTCAGGCGTTTACGTTTGTTCGGCTAACAGACCGGGCAGCAGGTCCAGGAGGACGGCGCTTGGACGCCTCATTGTACAAG CTCCTCCAGAGTTTGTTCAGTGGCCACAGTCTGTCTCCAGACCAGCAGGGGCCAGCGCCGTCTTCAGCTGCACGGCGTCCGGCGTCCCCGACCCCCACCTCATCTGGCTGAAGAATGGCAAACTGCTGATACCCAGCGGCAACGTCAAGCTCACCAACGGGAACAC GACGCTCGCCATCACCCGCATCACCCCCGAGGATGAAGCCATCTACCAGTGCATTGCCGAAAACAGCGCTGGCACCAATCAGGCCAGCGCTCGCCTCGCCATCAGCCAGGGCTCAGAGCTGCCCGAGGCCCCCAGCGGCCTCCAGGCGGCGGCGCTGAGCTCCAGCAGCCTGCAGCTGACCTGGGACCAGCCGGCAGAACATGTGAGCCAGCAGATCATCGGATATGTCCTGCACATCAGGAAACTGGGCG AGCCGGACAGTGCTGAGCTGCAGGAGGCCGTCAGTAAAACCACCTTCAAACACGAATTCAGCAACCTGGAAGCTGCCACCACCTACTCCATCTACCTGAAGGCGTACTCGGCGCTGGGAGGCAGCCAGCAGTCTGACAGCATCATGGCCAGCACGCTGGGCGGTG TTCCCAGTCCTCCCAGTTTCTTCACTAAGGTCCTGAACCAGACCGCCATGCAGGTGTACTGGGAGCTTCCGAGCAAGCCGGGGAAGCTGGAGGGCTTTAGACTGGAGTACCGCAGTGTTTCCAACCCAGAAGTGCAGGGGCAGGAAACCTTCCCAGCACACATCAACACCCACACCATCTCCCACCTGG AGCCGGCGGCCATTTACGAAATCCAGCTGGTGGCGTTTAACGGGAACGGAGACAGTCCGTCCAACCGCCGCCTTGTATCTCtggcagagggagagagagctgcAGCAG CTGGTTCAAGCTGTAACTGCGATCAGGCTGACAGCTCGACGTCCGCTCTGCTGGTCGGCCTTCACAGTGGCCTAGCCTGCATCCTCTGCTGCCTGCTGCTCGTCCTGCTGGCATACAGACGCAA TTTTTTCTGCAGGAAGGGGGAGAGCTGGGAGACTCCACCCACTCTGAATGGCGTCAGTGGTCCTAAAGGCCACACACCTGAGAGCTTCGAGCTCAGccag AGATGCGATTCCACCCTTCCTCCATTGATGGTCATGGTTGAACCTGCTCTACCTGTTCACCTGGGCACAGGCACCGGATAA
- the LOC143421208 gene encoding immunoglobulin superfamily DCC subclass member 3-like isoform X2 encodes MLDCQVEGEGPIAITWRLNGVPIATGTRATVLTNGTLLIRNFSKRRESNETDAGEYECAVQNRYGMLVSRKARVQLASLPKFLSHPESMHVDVGGVARLTCQVNGIPEANITWQKDRCSLSTDNHRYTLLPNGVLQITGVQRTDSGLFRCIASNIANTRYSHEAQLTVTAAGSRIYKEPVILSGPQNLTINVHQTAILECVATGNPRPIVSWSRLDGRSIGVEGIQVLGTGNLMISDATLQHSGVYVCSANRPGSRSRRTALGRLIVQAPPEFVQWPQSVSRPAGASAVFSCTASGVPDPHLIWLKNGKLLIPSGNVKLTNGNTTLAITRITPEDEAIYQCIAENSAGTNQASARLAISQGSELPEAPSGLQAAALSSSSLQLTWDQPAEHVSQQIIGYVLHIRKLGEPDSAELQEAVSKTTFKHEFSNLEAATTYSIYLKAYSALGGSQQSDSIMASTLGGVPSPPSFFTKVLNQTAMQVYWELPSKPGKLEGFRLEYRSVSNPEVQGQETFPAHINTHTISHLEPAAIYEIQLVAFNGNGDSPSNRRLVSLAEGERAAAAGSSCNCDQADSSTSALLVGLHSGLACILCCLLLVLLAYRRNFFCRKGESWETPPTLNGVSGPKGHTPESFELSQRCDSTLPPLMVMVEPALPVHLGTGTG; translated from the exons ATGCTGGACTGTCAGGTGGAGGGGGAGGGGCCTATCGCTATCACCTGGAGACTCAACGGGGTTCCCATAGCGACTGGTACCAGAGCAACAGTGCTCACCAACGGCACGCTGCTCATCAGAAATTTCTCCAAGAGACGAGAGAGCAACGAGACGGATGCCGGAGAGTACGAGTGTGCAGTGCAGAACCGCTATGGCATGCTGGTCAGCCGCAAGGCCCGCGTCCAGCTCGCAT CCCTCCCTAAGTTCCTCTCTCACCCAGAGTCCATGCATGTGGATGTAGGGGGTGTGGCCAGACTCACCTGTCAGGTGAATGGTATCCCAGAGGCCAACATCACCTGGCAGAAAGACAGATGCTCACTGAGCACCGATAACCACAG GTACACCTTGCTTCCTAATGGCGTGCTGCAGATCACCGGCGTTCAGCGGACTGACAGCGGTTTGTTTCGCTGCATCGCCTCAAACATCGCCAACACTCGCTACAGCCACGAAGCCCAGCTGACTGTCACTG CTGCAGGATCCAGGATCTACAAGGAGCCCGTAATCCTGTCCGGCCCTCAGAACCTCACCATCAATGTCCACCAGACCGCCATCCTGGAGTGTGTTGCCACAGGAAACCCCCGGCCCATCGTGTCCTGGAGTCGCCTCG ACGGCCGGTCCATTGGCGTGGAGGGGATCCAGGTTCTGGGAACAGGAAACCTGATGATCTCTGATGCCACTCTGCAGCACTCAGGCGTTTACGTTTGTTCGGCTAACAGACCGGGCAGCAGGTCCAGGAGGACGGCGCTTGGACGCCTCATTGTACAAG CTCCTCCAGAGTTTGTTCAGTGGCCACAGTCTGTCTCCAGACCAGCAGGGGCCAGCGCCGTCTTCAGCTGCACGGCGTCCGGCGTCCCCGACCCCCACCTCATCTGGCTGAAGAATGGCAAACTGCTGATACCCAGCGGCAACGTCAAGCTCACCAACGGGAACAC GACGCTCGCCATCACCCGCATCACCCCCGAGGATGAAGCCATCTACCAGTGCATTGCCGAAAACAGCGCTGGCACCAATCAGGCCAGCGCTCGCCTCGCCATCAGCCAGGGCTCAGAGCTGCCCGAGGCCCCCAGCGGCCTCCAGGCGGCGGCGCTGAGCTCCAGCAGCCTGCAGCTGACCTGGGACCAGCCGGCAGAACATGTGAGCCAGCAGATCATCGGATATGTCCTGCACATCAGGAAACTGGGCG AGCCGGACAGTGCTGAGCTGCAGGAGGCCGTCAGTAAAACCACCTTCAAACACGAATTCAGCAACCTGGAAGCTGCCACCACCTACTCCATCTACCTGAAGGCGTACTCGGCGCTGGGAGGCAGCCAGCAGTCTGACAGCATCATGGCCAGCACGCTGGGCGGTG TTCCCAGTCCTCCCAGTTTCTTCACTAAGGTCCTGAACCAGACCGCCATGCAGGTGTACTGGGAGCTTCCGAGCAAGCCGGGGAAGCTGGAGGGCTTTAGACTGGAGTACCGCAGTGTTTCCAACCCAGAAGTGCAGGGGCAGGAAACCTTCCCAGCACACATCAACACCCACACCATCTCCCACCTGG AGCCGGCGGCCATTTACGAAATCCAGCTGGTGGCGTTTAACGGGAACGGAGACAGTCCGTCCAACCGCCGCCTTGTATCTCtggcagagggagagagagctgcAGCAG CTGGTTCAAGCTGTAACTGCGATCAGGCTGACAGCTCGACGTCCGCTCTGCTGGTCGGCCTTCACAGTGGCCTAGCCTGCATCCTCTGCTGCCTGCTGCTCGTCCTGCTGGCATACAGACGCAA TTTTTTCTGCAGGAAGGGGGAGAGCTGGGAGACTCCACCCACTCTGAATGGCGTCAGTGGTCCTAAAGGCCACACACCTGAGAGCTTCGAGCTCAGccag AGATGCGATTCCACCCTTCCTCCATTGATGGTCATGGTTGAACCTGCTCTACCTGTTCACCTGGGCACAGGCACCGGATAA